A single window of Psychromonas ingrahamii 37 DNA harbors:
- a CDS encoding HAD family hydrolase codes for MKDLSTIQALIFDLDNTLVSSQLDFKLLREIISCPGKVDILDFINEIKSASLMKQAEDLIVSHEMSDALTASFLPGSKSLLAFMAIQKYPVGIVTRNCRQAANTKLKNNAISVDILITREDYPAKPNPEALFAIAQLWGIECQNIMYVGDHFYDVQAANNAGMISCLITHNIDLSFKYSAHLVFNELHELEDALKKS; via the coding sequence ATGAAAGATTTAAGCACGATACAAGCACTGATATTCGATTTAGATAACACCCTAGTAAGCTCGCAGCTTGATTTTAAGTTGTTAAGGGAGATTATAAGTTGCCCAGGCAAGGTTGATATTTTAGATTTTATTAATGAAATCAAATCAGCCTCTCTTATGAAACAGGCAGAGGATTTAATTGTTTCTCATGAGATGTCAGATGCACTGACAGCCTCGTTTTTACCTGGCTCAAAAAGTTTATTGGCATTTATGGCCATCCAGAAATACCCTGTCGGGATAGTCACTCGAAACTGCCGGCAGGCGGCTAACACAAAATTAAAAAATAATGCAATTAGCGTGGATATTTTAATAACGCGTGAAGACTATCCGGCTAAACCCAATCCAGAAGCATTATTTGCAATCGCGCAATTATGGGGAATAGAGTGCCAAAATATAATGTATGTGGGTGATCATTTTTATGATGTACAAGCGGCAAATAATGCTGGAATGATTTCTTGTCTTATTACCCATAATATTGACCTGTCGTTTAAATACAGCGCCCATTTGGTTTTTAATGAATTGCATGAATTGGAAGATGCACTGAAAAAAAGCTAA
- a CDS encoding HPF/RaiA family ribosome-associated protein — MKQPLQITFRDMPHSDAVETHIREKVAKLDEFYDHIMACHVVIEQPHAHHQQGKLFRVSIDLTLPDGELLVNRSAPEHHAHEDAYVAIRDAFKSIRRQMQDFVRKQRGKVKTHETPDHGKISVVRGDKDFGRILTADGRDIYFHRNSLVDSGFDALEIGNEVRFVEEAGDQGPQASSVRLIGKHHIVGE, encoded by the coding sequence ATGAAACAGCCACTACAAATAACTTTTCGCGATATGCCGCACTCAGATGCAGTTGAAACTCATATCCGGGAGAAGGTCGCCAAACTCGACGAATTTTATGATCATATTATGGCTTGCCATGTTGTGATTGAACAACCCCATGCGCATCATCAGCAGGGTAAATTGTTCCGTGTATCTATCGATTTGACTCTGCCAGATGGTGAACTTTTAGTGAATCGTTCAGCACCGGAACATCACGCTCACGAAGATGCCTATGTCGCTATACGTGATGCTTTTAAATCGATACGCAGACAGATGCAGGACTTTGTCAGAAAGCAGCGCGGCAAAGTAAAAACACATGAGACCCCTGACCATGGCAAAATCTCTGTAGTTCGAGGTGACAAGGATTTCGGCCGGATACTGACGGCAGATGGAAGAGATATTTACTTTCACCGAAACAGTCTGGTCGATAGCGGGTTCGATGCCCTGGAAATAGGCAATGAGGTTCGATTTGTCGAAGAAGCCGGTGACCAAGGTCCCCAGGCCAGCAGCGTACGTCTGATTGGCAAACACCATATTGTTGGTGAGTAA
- a CDS encoding YeaH/YhbH family protein, producing MSYIIDRRLNAKKKSTVNRQRFLKRYRKHIKKAVTDAISRRSITDLEHGEEIHIPAEDMKESFFHHGQGGHAKRVLPGNQDFIGGDRIERPPSGGAGGSGSGASDSGKGEDEFVFQITQAEFLDFMFDELALPNMIKRQLLGSDEFKLHQAGFSNQGSPGQVDVVRSLKSAHARRIALTLSKRKKLKALEKQLHLLVAKEPVLKNQVEIEQLREKISTLKSRVKRVPWLDDFDLKYHLRAKEPAPQAKAVMFCIMDVSGSMNQATKEIAKRFFILLYLFIQRNYQRTEIVFIRHHTVAMEVDEQEFFYSRETGGTIVSSALKLMQQIIEQRYPLGDWNIYAAQASDGDNWNNDSAVCKEILCKALLPKLQYFSYIEITPNAHQLLWHSYQQVKANFPDTFAMEQVVDAAEIYTVFREIFHKQVI from the coding sequence ATGAGTTATATTATTGATCGCAGGTTAAATGCCAAAAAAAAGAGCACGGTTAACAGACAGCGCTTTTTGAAACGTTATCGTAAACATATCAAAAAAGCGGTGACTGATGCCATAAGCCGGCGCTCAATAACTGATCTCGAACATGGCGAGGAGATACATATTCCCGCCGAAGATATGAAAGAGTCTTTTTTCCACCATGGTCAGGGGGGGCATGCCAAACGCGTATTACCGGGTAATCAAGATTTTATTGGTGGTGACCGTATTGAACGTCCTCCTTCCGGCGGTGCTGGGGGCAGTGGCTCGGGTGCGAGTGATAGCGGGAAAGGGGAAGATGAATTTGTTTTTCAAATAACCCAGGCAGAGTTTCTTGATTTTATGTTTGATGAACTCGCCTTGCCTAATATGATTAAGCGCCAATTACTTGGCAGCGATGAATTTAAACTCCATCAGGCAGGTTTTAGTAATCAGGGCTCCCCCGGTCAAGTTGATGTTGTTCGATCATTAAAATCAGCACATGCACGGCGCATCGCACTCACCCTAAGTAAACGTAAAAAATTAAAGGCGCTTGAAAAACAGCTGCATTTATTAGTGGCAAAGGAGCCCGTTTTAAAAAATCAGGTTGAGATTGAACAATTACGTGAAAAAATATCAACGCTAAAATCACGCGTTAAGCGCGTCCCCTGGTTGGATGATTTTGATTTAAAATATCACTTGCGTGCTAAGGAACCCGCCCCGCAGGCTAAAGCGGTGATGTTTTGTATTATGGATGTTTCGGGCTCAATGAATCAGGCCACCAAAGAAATTGCTAAACGATTTTTTATTTTATTGTATCTGTTTATACAGCGAAATTATCAGCGTACTGAGATTGTTTTTATACGTCACCATACCGTCGCTATGGAGGTTGATGAGCAGGAATTCTTTTATTCACGAGAAACGGGCGGCACTATTGTATCCAGTGCCTTAAAATTGATGCAGCAGATTATTGAACAGCGTTATCCGCTTGGCGACTGGAATATCTATGCAGCACAAGCATCCGATGGCGATAATTGGAATAATGACTCAGCGGTTTGTAAAGAGATATTGTGCAAGGCACTGCTGCCTAAATTACAATATTTTTCCTATATTGAAATCACCCCTAATGCTCACCAATTGCTCTGGCATTCCTATCAGCAAGTGAAAGCTAATTTTCCTGATACCTTTGCCATGGAACAGGTGGTTGATGCGGCTGAAATCTATACTGTATTTCGCGAAATATTTCACAAGCAGGTAATATGA
- a CDS encoding SpoVR family protein, translated as MKQKPISTTSEWTFELIEAYDSEIGKIAAEFGLDTYPNQIEVISSEQMMDAYASTGMPLGYHHWSYGKQFISTERSYQRGHMGLAYEIVINSNPCIAYLMEENTMTMQALVIAHACYGHNSFFKGNYLFKTWTDADSIIDYLLFAKKYITKCEEKHGISAVESIIDSCHAIMNYGVDRYKRPHPISAEKEHNRQQKREENRQNLVNDLWRTIPQGKTKNIKSSKHFPEEPEENLLYFIEKNAPLLKSWQREVVRIVRKISQYFHPQRQTQVMNEGWACFWHYTLVNEMYNRGLVTEGFILEFLQSHTSVIYQPPFDSQYYNGINPYTLGFSMMTDIRRICEHPSDEDKRWFPDLAGSDWKKSLDQAMRNFKDESFILQYLSPKVIRDLKLFCIVDDDKNPYIEVSAIHDDDGYHRIRESLAGLYNLGDQEPDIQVYSVDLEGDRSLTLNHNQYDRKPLADSTTEVLKHIHRLWGFDIHLHSIENKEVTKSYHCPPVGVAEAHPAKAR; from the coding sequence ATGAAACAGAAACCGATTTCGACCACATCCGAATGGACCTTCGAACTGATTGAAGCCTATGACAGTGAAATAGGTAAAATAGCAGCTGAGTTTGGTCTGGATACTTACCCGAATCAAATTGAGGTTATCAGCTCTGAACAAATGATGGATGCCTACGCTTCAACAGGGATGCCCTTAGGTTACCACCATTGGTCCTACGGGAAGCAGTTCATCAGTACAGAACGTTCATACCAACGCGGACATATGGGGCTGGCTTATGAAATAGTCATTAATTCAAATCCTTGTATTGCCTACCTGATGGAAGAAAATACCATGACCATGCAGGCACTGGTGATTGCCCATGCCTGTTACGGACACAACTCTTTTTTCAAAGGTAATTATTTATTTAAAACTTGGACAGATGCAGACTCTATTATCGACTATCTTCTTTTTGCTAAAAAATACATTACTAAATGTGAAGAAAAGCATGGTATTAGTGCAGTAGAAAGTATTATTGATTCTTGCCACGCGATTATGAATTATGGCGTTGATCGTTATAAACGCCCTCACCCGATATCGGCTGAAAAGGAGCATAATCGTCAGCAAAAGCGGGAAGAGAACCGGCAAAATCTGGTCAATGATTTATGGCGAACCATACCCCAGGGAAAAACAAAAAATATCAAAAGCAGCAAGCACTTTCCCGAAGAGCCAGAAGAAAACTTACTTTATTTTATCGAAAAAAATGCGCCTTTATTAAAATCATGGCAGAGAGAAGTGGTGCGTATAGTGCGAAAAATATCTCAATATTTTCACCCGCAACGTCAAACGCAAGTCATGAATGAAGGTTGGGCGTGTTTTTGGCACTACACGCTAGTCAATGAAATGTACAATCGGGGATTGGTGACTGAAGGTTTTATATTGGAATTTTTACAATCACATACCAGCGTCATTTATCAGCCTCCTTTTGATAGCCAATATTATAATGGGATTAATCCTTATACCCTTGGCTTTAGTATGATGACAGATATCCGCCGTATCTGTGAACATCCCAGTGATGAAGATAAACGATGGTTTCCCGATCTTGCCGGCAGTGACTGGAAAAAAAGTTTGGATCAAGCAATGCGAAATTTTAAGGATGAAAGTTTTATTCTGCAGTATTTATCACCCAAAGTAATCCGTGATTTAAAACTGTTTTGTATTGTTGATGATGACAAAAACCCCTACATTGAAGTCAGCGCAATTCATGATGATGATGGCTATCACCGTATTCGGGAATCACTTGCGGGTCTCTATAATTTGGGTGATCAGGAGCCTGATATACAAGTTTACAGTGTTGATCTTGAAGGTGACCGCTCACTAACCCTGAACCACAACCAGTATGACCGTAAACCATTGGCAGATTCAACGACAGAGGTGTTAAAGCATATTCATCGTTTATGGGGGTTTGATATCCATTTACATTCAATAGAAAATAAAGAGGTGACTAAAAGCTATCACTGTCCGCCTGTCGGTGTTGCTGAAGCTCACCCGGCTAAAGCAAGGTGA
- a CDS encoding IS630 family transposase (programmed frameshift), whose translation MTTKKHDFTALAKTHQSVRMRLRFLALAHFQEGNSRTAIAKFLKVSRTSINKWISQYHQFGMDGLIDKKTTGRPFRLSNEQHKQLIHYVTESSKSELGGRLNGSDIQLYIEENFAVHYHLSSVYKLLHKLGFSWITSRSKHPKQSIEAQEDFKKIFQFKTIFKIPGHIALDRVDIWLQDEARFGQQNTTTKLWAEKGSRPRAVKQQQFEYAYLFGSVCITNGASEALVVPYVNKDIMMTHLQQISDRTPIDRHAVIIMGGAGWHSDDIDADFKNLTIIKLPPYSPELNPIEQVWSWLRQHHLANRCFSGYDSIVETVCDAWNDFVSDSKRVIKMCTRDWMSLIS comes from the exons ATGACTACAAAAAAACATGACTTTACTGCATTAGCTAAAACGCATCAAAGCGTTCGAATGAGGCTCCGTTTTTTAGCACTTGCACACTTCCAAGAAGGTAATTCACGCACTGCTATCGCTAAATTTTTAAAGGTCAGCCGAACCAGTATAAATAAATGGATCTCTCAGTATCACCAATTTGGAATGGATGGCTTAATCGATAAAAAAACAACTGGCAGGCCTTTTCGATTATCGAACGAGCAACATAAGCAACTCATTCATTATGTAACTGAGTCATCTAAAAGTGAGCTTGGTGGACGATTAAATGGCTCAGACATACAACTTTATATAGAAGAAAATTTTGCAGTGCATTACCATTTATCAAGTGTTTATAAGTTACTGCATAAGTTAGGTTTTTCTTGGATAACATCCCGTTCTAAGCACCCTAAGCAATCAATTGAAGCGCAAGAGGATTTTAAAAAAAT ATTCCAATTCAAAACGATCTTTAAGATCCCTGGTCATATTGCATTAGATCGTGTGGATATATGGCTACAAGATGAAGCACGATTTGGCCAGCAAAATACAACAACCAAATTATGGGCTGAAAAAGGTAGCCGTCCAAGAGCAGTAAAACAACAGCAATTCGAATACGCCTATTTATTTGGATCTGTCTGTATTACCAATGGCGCTTCAGAAGCACTAGTCGTACCTTATGTAAACAAAGACATTATGATGACGCATCTTCAACAAATATCAGATAGAACCCCAATTGATAGACATGCCGTTATCATCATGGGTGGTGCTGGTTGGCATAGCGATGATATTGACGCTGACTTCAAGAATTTAACAATCATAAAGCTGCCACCCTATTCACCCGAACTAAATCCGATTGAACAGGTATGGAGTTGGCTTCGACAACATCACTTAGCAAACAGATGTTTCAGTGGTTATGATTCAATAGTTGAAACTGTCTGTGATGCTTGGAATGATTTTGTAAGTGACAGCAAAAGAGTGATAAAAATGTGTACGAGGGATTGGATGTCATTGATCAGTTAA
- a CDS encoding metallophosphoesterase family protein, translated as MLNDVHIKWLYFIGDIHAQYKKLLRLLDLLSFDLDNLESNVGNTQLVFMGNLIDNAPGLEGDPLGLLQLVESLVAQNHACCLLGENEFNAIGWATQLRQGEWAITHSASNFMQHQRFLEMLGEGSDQHLYWINWFKKRPLFIDFESVSAIHACWDDPALNAIEPYLNNDNSLKEEHWGNAFDPNHELFALCATLLKGAEYPPKGESLVDITGIIPEWWRAYEQQGHVKPVVVGHYSLSGLPEVQSKNVICVDYNAAKADNPLVSYKVSLSASEPPYEFVNENNFRYVGQPDLEDLTDQGLMSLLDRQKKQFETLQDQNHSEKEVLFIALLSQILCKDWNPLALTDLNACRDAYSDYEEGAFLFAKYADVGLLGGYLYLCQSIGIGLEINNGKQKCARVAWKLINKAKESGIK; from the coding sequence ATGTTAAATGATGTTCATATAAAGTGGCTGTATTTCATCGGTGATATTCACGCCCAATATAAAAAACTGCTTAGGCTGCTTGATCTTCTGTCTTTTGATCTCGATAATCTTGAATCGAATGTTGGTAATACCCAGCTGGTATTCATGGGTAATCTTATTGATAACGCACCTGGTTTGGAGGGGGACCCGTTAGGTTTACTCCAGCTGGTAGAGTCTCTTGTTGCTCAAAATCATGCCTGCTGTTTACTGGGTGAAAATGAGTTTAATGCAATAGGTTGGGCCACCCAATTAAGGCAGGGTGAGTGGGCAATAACACACTCAGCCAGTAATTTTATGCAGCATCAACGCTTTTTAGAGATGTTAGGTGAAGGTTCAGATCAACACTTATACTGGATAAATTGGTTTAAAAAACGGCCACTTTTTATCGATTTTGAATCTGTGTCTGCGATCCACGCCTGTTGGGATGATCCTGCCCTTAACGCCATTGAACCCTACCTGAATAATGATAATAGTTTAAAAGAAGAGCATTGGGGAAATGCATTTGATCCAAACCATGAATTATTTGCATTATGTGCAACCTTATTAAAGGGCGCTGAATACCCCCCGAAGGGAGAATCACTTGTTGATATTACGGGCATTATACCTGAGTGGTGGCGGGCTTATGAGCAGCAGGGACATGTTAAACCCGTTGTCGTGGGACATTACAGCTTATCGGGACTACCTGAAGTGCAATCAAAAAATGTTATATGTGTAGATTATAACGCTGCGAAAGCTGATAACCCTTTGGTTTCCTATAAAGTATCCCTGTCAGCAAGTGAACCGCCATACGAATTTGTTAATGAAAATAATTTTAGATATGTTGGGCAACCTGACTTGGAGGACTTAACTGATCAGGGATTAATGTCTCTGTTAGACCGGCAGAAAAAGCAATTTGAAACCTTGCAGGATCAAAATCACAGTGAAAAAGAGGTTCTTTTTATCGCCTTGTTAAGTCAAATCTTATGCAAAGATTGGAATCCGCTTGCTCTGACTGATTTAAATGCATGTCGCGATGCCTATTCTGATTACGAAGAAGGTGCTTTCCTTTTTGCAAAATACGCTGACGTGGGGTTATTAGGTGGATACCTGTACTTATGCCAAAGTATTGGGATCGGATTAGAGATAAACAATGGCAAACAAAAATGTGCCCGTGTTGCTTGGAAATTAATCAATAAAGCAAAAGAGTCTGGTATCAAATAA
- a CDS encoding PrkA family serine protein kinase — MNLLEHYRQRYDNVKEEEMSIQEYLALCKKDPGAYASAAERMLLAIGEPELIDTSRDPRLSRIFSNKVIKRYATFDDFYGMEECIENIVSYFKHAAQGLEERKQIIYLLGPVGGGKSSLAEKLKSLMEKQPIYCIKGSPVFESPLGLFDPEEDGQILSEDYGIPKRYISTIMSPWAGKRLQEYNGDISKFRVVKLFPSILNQIAISKTEPGDENNQDISSLVGKVDIRQLEDFSQNDPDAYSFSGALCRSNQGLMEFVEMFKAPIKVLHPLLTATQESNYNSTEGLSAIPFDGIILAHSNESEWQTFKNNKNNEAFIDRVYIVKIPYCLRVSEEIKIYEKLLENSSLYAAHCAPDTLSMLAKFVILSRLKEPENSSTYSKMKVYDGENLKDTDPKAKSMQEYKDTAGVDEAMDGLSTRFAFKILSKVFNFDPTEIAANPVHLLYVLEQQIEQQQFKKELQEKYLGFIKEFIAPRYIDFIGKEIQTAYLESYAEYGQNIFDRYVTYADFWIQDQDFRAPETGEILDRNSLNEELEKIEKPAGISNPKDFRNEVVNFVLRARANNEGKNPNWNSYQKLRTVIEKKMFSNTEDLLPVISFNAKASADDQHKHKEFVDRMKDRGYTEKQVRLLSEWYLRVRKSQ; from the coding sequence ATGAATCTTTTAGAGCACTATCGTCAACGTTACGACAATGTCAAAGAAGAAGAAATGTCCATTCAGGAATATCTGGCGCTATGTAAGAAGGATCCCGGTGCCTATGCCTCTGCAGCAGAAAGAATGTTACTGGCGATTGGTGAGCCTGAACTGATCGATACTTCTCGCGATCCCCGTTTAAGTCGCATTTTTTCCAATAAAGTAATCAAACGCTATGCCACATTTGATGATTTTTACGGTATGGAAGAGTGCATTGAAAATATTGTTTCCTATTTTAAACATGCAGCTCAGGGCTTGGAAGAAAGAAAACAAATTATTTATTTGCTTGGCCCCGTTGGCGGCGGTAAATCATCATTAGCAGAAAAACTCAAATCACTGATGGAAAAACAGCCTATCTACTGCATTAAAGGCTCTCCAGTATTTGAATCACCACTGGGTTTGTTTGATCCGGAAGAAGATGGACAAATACTCAGCGAAGATTACGGCATCCCAAAACGTTATATCAGCACCATAATGTCGCCCTGGGCAGGTAAACGGTTACAGGAATATAATGGTGATATCAGTAAATTTCGGGTGGTTAAGCTCTTCCCTTCTATTCTTAATCAAATAGCGATTTCAAAAACCGAGCCGGGTGATGAAAATAATCAGGATATTTCATCTCTGGTCGGTAAGGTTGATATTCGCCAACTTGAAGATTTTTCGCAAAATGATCCCGATGCTTACAGTTTCTCGGGCGCTTTATGCCGTTCAAACCAAGGTTTGATGGAATTTGTGGAGATGTTTAAAGCCCCGATCAAGGTGCTTCACCCGTTATTAACCGCCACACAAGAGAGCAATTATAATAGTACCGAGGGCTTAAGTGCCATTCCCTTTGACGGTATTATTCTTGCCCATTCTAATGAATCAGAATGGCAAACCTTCAAAAATAATAAAAATAATGAGGCGTTTATTGATCGCGTCTATATTGTAAAAATCCCCTACTGCCTGCGCGTATCTGAAGAAATTAAAATTTATGAAAAATTATTAGAAAACAGTTCGTTGTATGCTGCACATTGCGCCCCGGATACGCTTAGCATGCTGGCCAAGTTTGTTATTTTGTCACGCCTGAAAGAGCCTGAAAATTCCAGTACCTATTCAAAAATGAAGGTCTATGACGGTGAGAACTTAAAGGATACGGATCCTAAAGCTAAATCGATGCAGGAATACAAAGATACAGCGGGTGTTGATGAAGCGATGGATGGTTTATCAACCCGCTTTGCTTTTAAAATACTCTCTAAAGTATTTAATTTTGATCCCACTGAAATTGCTGCTAATCCGGTACATTTATTGTATGTATTAGAACAGCAGATTGAACAACAACAGTTTAAAAAAGAGTTACAGGAAAAATATTTAGGGTTTATTAAAGAATTTATTGCCCCGCGCTATATAGACTTTATCGGCAAAGAGATTCAAACCGCCTATTTAGAATCCTATGCGGAATACGGTCAAAACATATTCGATCGTTATGTCACCTATGCTGATTTTTGGATTCAAGATCAAGATTTTAGGGCACCAGAAACCGGGGAGATATTGGATCGAAACTCCCTTAATGAAGAGCTCGAAAAAATAGAAAAACCGGCGGGGATAAGTAATCCAAAAGATTTTCGTAATGAAGTGGTTAATTTTGTGCTGCGCGCACGCGCAAATAACGAGGGTAAAAATCCAAATTGGAATAGTTACCAGAAACTACGTACCGTTATTGAGAAAAAAATGTTCTCCAATACAGAAGATTTATTGCCGGTTATTTCATTTAATGCAAAAGCGTCGGCAGATGACCAGCATAAACACAAAGAATTTGTCGATCGGATGAAGGACCGGGGTTATACCGAAAAGCAGGTTCGCTTACTGTCCGAGTGGTATTTACGGGTTAGAAAATCACAATGA
- a CDS encoding diguanylate cyclase, whose amino-acid sequence MPNIIRVFVCLCTLLSQQLFADELKKVTLQPSWFEQFQSAGYYIAQEKGFYNDVGLDVTIKDYQFGSDAVQKINDGEIDFAVGYESIILGKANHKKIVILYALFQSSPLVLLSTKASKINSISQFVGKKIMTTNNDFAQASLKAMLNSNYVDLENVNLLPHSHNINDLVNKKTDLISAYISKAPYELDKMGVTYNIFDPKDYGFDMYSDFLYTSEALIAKDITTVKAFKAASLKGWQYAFTHITETADLIFAKYNEQNLTKEELVFEGKKLKKLAFFNTDQIGEIDNNKLKRILELYKVLGVTKGNVDFTQLVFDEKNPRLILTAEERTYLNQKKQITMCIDPNWLPYEGFDQQGKHIGLNREFIDIFRKQLPIPIEIVQTSSWSESLQFAEERKCDLLSLAAKTEERTKYLNFTSPYLVTPRVLVTKTHIPFIDNFTNLSNKKIGVPKGYEQEEIIRQDYPNIIIVEVNTIKDGLEKVENGELYGLIGGLDTVGHLLQGRFIGQLKVSGKLDEKMEVGIGVRNDDLLLLQVSEKLVNNLSEEIKQSIINNSSAIKYKEEFNYKLLWRVLFVVLLLIAFFSYRQWLLTKLNKTLNKKINQKTAALQELNESLERRIKERTQKIEHSKMLLQDVAFKDNLTSIFNRHYLFEISPMLLTVSEETQTPLSLLLIDVDHFKKINDTYGHLTGDNILKFIVKNIQAILRADDIFVRFGGEEFIILLPKANLEESVMVAEKLRLSVEQNNYHKNGMDISITVSIGASQYQHTETLEKLISRADLALYSAKEKGRNQVKKN is encoded by the coding sequence TTGCCTAATATTATAAGAGTTTTTGTTTGTTTATGTACCTTGCTGAGTCAGCAATTATTCGCTGACGAGCTAAAAAAGGTAACACTGCAACCCTCCTGGTTCGAACAATTCCAATCTGCCGGTTATTATATTGCTCAAGAAAAGGGTTTTTATAATGACGTCGGATTAGACGTTACTATCAAAGATTATCAGTTTGGGAGCGATGCTGTACAAAAAATCAATGATGGTGAAATTGATTTTGCCGTCGGTTACGAGAGCATAATACTTGGTAAGGCCAACCATAAAAAAATTGTCATTTTATATGCCCTTTTTCAATCAAGTCCGCTTGTCCTGCTCAGTACCAAAGCATCAAAAATCAATAGCATCAGTCAGTTTGTTGGTAAAAAAATAATGACCACAAACAATGATTTTGCTCAAGCCTCATTAAAAGCAATGCTCAATTCAAATTATGTAGATTTGGAGAATGTAAATCTACTGCCCCATTCGCACAATATAAATGATTTGGTCAATAAAAAAACAGATCTGATCAGCGCTTATATATCAAAAGCACCCTACGAGTTAGATAAAATGGGGGTTACATATAATATTTTTGACCCTAAAGATTATGGTTTTGATATGTACAGTGATTTTTTATATACCAGTGAAGCATTGATTGCAAAAGATATCACCACGGTTAAGGCATTTAAAGCGGCTTCATTAAAAGGTTGGCAATACGCATTTACCCATATAACTGAAACGGCCGATTTAATCTTTGCTAAATATAATGAGCAAAATTTAACCAAAGAAGAGCTTGTGTTCGAAGGAAAAAAGCTTAAAAAGTTAGCATTTTTTAACACCGATCAGATAGGTGAAATAGATAACAATAAATTAAAAAGAATTTTAGAACTATACAAAGTATTAGGCGTGACAAAAGGAAATGTTGATTTTACACAGCTTGTTTTTGACGAAAAAAATCCCAGATTAATTTTAACCGCAGAAGAACGTACTTATTTGAATCAGAAAAAACAGATTACTATGTGTATTGACCCCAATTGGCTGCCCTATGAAGGTTTTGATCAACAAGGCAAGCATATTGGTTTAAATAGAGAATTTATTGATATTTTTAGAAAGCAGCTACCGATTCCTATTGAAATAGTCCAAACCAGCTCCTGGAGTGAGTCTCTGCAATTTGCAGAAGAGAGAAAATGTGACCTGCTATCTTTAGCTGCAAAAACTGAAGAGAGAACAAAATATCTCAATTTCACCTCTCCTTATTTAGTCACCCCGCGTGTTTTAGTCACTAAAACTCATATCCCATTTATAGATAATTTTACGAATCTGTCCAATAAAAAAATAGGCGTGCCAAAAGGTTATGAACAGGAAGAAATCATTCGACAAGATTATCCAAATATCATCATAGTAGAAGTTAATACGATAAAAGACGGGCTTGAAAAAGTGGAAAATGGCGAACTTTATGGACTGATAGGCGGGCTCGACACTGTTGGTCACCTATTACAGGGTCGTTTTATTGGGCAACTCAAAGTCAGTGGAAAACTTGATGAAAAAATGGAAGTTGGCATTGGGGTCAGAAATGATGACCTATTACTTTTGCAAGTCTCTGAAAAACTAGTCAATAATTTATCAGAAGAAATAAAACAAAGTATCATTAATAACAGCAGTGCGATTAAATATAAAGAAGAGTTTAATTATAAATTATTATGGCGGGTGCTGTTTGTTGTCTTGCTGTTGATTGCTTTTTTCTCATATCGGCAATGGCTGCTAACAAAGTTAAATAAGACGCTAAATAAAAAAATAAATCAGAAAACTGCAGCATTACAGGAGCTAAATGAAAGCCTTGAAAGAAGAATAAAGGAGAGGACCCAAAAGATAGAACATTCAAAAATGCTGTTGCAAGATGTCGCTTTTAAAGATAATTTAACCAGTATTTTTAACCGGCATTACCTTTTTGAAATATCACCGATGCTTTTAACTGTATCTGAAGAGACGCAGACACCTTTATCACTGTTGTTAATTGATGTTGATCACTTCAAAAAAATCAATGATACCTATGGCCATTTGACTGGCGATAATATATTGAAATTTATTGTGAAAAATATTCAGGCAATATTAAGAGCAGATGATATTTTTGTGCGCTTTGGCGGGGAAGAGTTTATTATTTTACTGCCTAAAGCAAACCTTGAAGAAAGTGTGATGGTTGCAGAAAAACTACGACTCAGTGTGGAGCAAAATAATTACCACAAAAACGGTATGGATATTTCTATCACCGTTAGTATTGGGGCCAGCCAGTACCAGCATACTGAGACCTTAGAAAAATTAATCAGTCGGGCTGATTTGGCATTATATAGCGCAAAAGAAAAGGGGCGAAATCAAGTTAAAAAAAATTAA